One Halolamina litorea genomic window carries:
- a CDS encoding sodium:calcium antiporter, translating into MDTRKLGVLVAAALLTAPWLGSWLMGSAEGFSAGLTVAVAGTGILGASFLLTWGAETAEKDVPRAFAIAVLAVLAVAPEYAVDALYAWQAGVNAGTPAGVEAGNLAVANMTGANRILIGIGWAGIALFTVYRAGAARDPAVKDRSGFLTDAVSLDRDISLEVAFLFVATLWAFLVPLGGGIDILDMLFLVGLYVLYIAVVLRGEPEEDVEHVGVPAMLGRIPNPYRALTVITLFAFSGMIIFTAVEPFAHSLELLGEDIGVPSFFMIQWIAPLASESPELIVVVVLVRKARSTAGFNALVSSKLNQWTLLIGTLVLVHSIALGEYGALSFDAKQAAEIWITAAQSLFALALIINFEIDVREAVGLLFLFLSQVILEFLALRDILHLPISETELLYVFTAVYIALALVLFALRRGALVRLVSDTRSIVSDAMDGSPDS; encoded by the coding sequence ATGGACACGAGAAAGCTGGGAGTACTCGTCGCCGCAGCGCTACTGACCGCCCCGTGGTTGGGGAGTTGGCTCATGGGGAGTGCCGAGGGGTTCTCCGCGGGGCTGACCGTCGCCGTCGCCGGGACCGGTATCCTCGGCGCCTCCTTCCTCCTGACGTGGGGCGCCGAGACAGCCGAGAAGGACGTCCCCCGGGCGTTCGCCATCGCTGTACTCGCGGTGCTCGCCGTCGCCCCGGAGTACGCCGTCGACGCCCTCTACGCGTGGCAGGCCGGAGTGAACGCCGGTACCCCCGCCGGCGTCGAAGCCGGGAACCTCGCCGTCGCGAACATGACCGGCGCCAACCGCATCCTGATCGGGATCGGATGGGCCGGCATCGCCCTCTTCACCGTCTACCGTGCGGGCGCCGCCCGTGACCCCGCCGTGAAGGATCGGTCCGGCTTCCTCACCGACGCCGTCTCGCTGGACCGGGACATCAGCCTCGAAGTCGCCTTCCTGTTCGTCGCCACCCTGTGGGCGTTCCTCGTCCCGCTCGGGGGCGGCATCGACATCCTGGACATGCTCTTTCTCGTCGGCCTCTACGTCCTCTACATCGCCGTCGTGCTCCGGGGCGAACCGGAGGAGGACGTCGAACACGTCGGCGTCCCGGCGATGCTGGGGCGCATCCCCAACCCCTACCGGGCGCTGACGGTCATCACCCTGTTCGCGTTCTCGGGCATGATCATCTTCACCGCCGTCGAGCCGTTCGCCCACAGCCTCGAACTGCTGGGGGAGGACATCGGTGTCCCCTCCTTCTTCATGATCCAGTGGATCGCGCCGCTGGCCTCCGAATCGCCGGAGCTGATCGTCGTCGTCGTGCTGGTCCGGAAGGCCCGCTCGACGGCCGGCTTCAACGCGCTGGTTTCCTCGAAGCTGAACCAGTGGACGCTGCTGATCGGGACGCTCGTGCTCGTCCACTCCATCGCACTGGGCGAGTACGGCGCGCTGAGCTTCGACGCCAAACAGGCCGCGGAGATCTGGATCACCGCCGCCCAGTCGCTGTTCGCCCTCGCGCTCATCATCAACTTCGAGATCGACGTCCGCGAGGCGGTCGGGCTGTTGTTCCTGTTCCTCTCACAGGTGATCCTCGAGTTCCTCGCGCTCCGTGACATCCTCCACCTGCCGATCTCCGAGACCGAACTGCTCTACGTGTTCACGGCCGTCTACATCGCCCTCGCGCTAGTGCTGTTCGCCCTCCGCCGGGGCGCGCTGGTGCGACTCGTCAGCGACACACGGTCGATCGTCTCCGACGCCATGGACGGCAGCCCCGACAGCTAA
- a CDS encoding ABC transporter substrate-binding protein, producing MSDTDGVRRRRFLKATGGVATAGVLAGCAGGDGESTPPEALGSDTDSEGETDDESEETDSAPDDDLTTLRLINASANTLDPVATVLSTESEKVVQMYDGLVGKPHGGAGITNLIAESVDVSDDGTVYTFTLREDVVAHNGAEIDANAVVYSWERLAGSSNSTSDYVLLDDLGVAHETDDEGNYVPGSLGVEATGDYTVKVTLSSPYYAGLDIMADASFVIVPEGIVGDIDGYEGEISYDQFTTEPVGTGPFEFENWSPDNEASVTAFDGYYGEAPTIDRVHWQVMADPNAQFNHAMNRNVDVFPVPNAQYDAEKVSVEETDDIGREIGTYGPLQNDETADYLRIAGLSTAFMLFNTNNVIEPARKAVAYVMNHEQLSSNAYKGRLTAGYHMTPVSLWPGGPEAAEEHARENYPYGYDTSDIEAARSLMEEAGYSQDDPYEFEIINTPGSTNDLISQELRDQLSAAHIDLQINTAEFSTLLDREFAGNRDSGLGSWGMSWADPMNVLALLYPPNTQTTNNEGVESAPLVGLNWTGTDASERAREAWQTMQNNKRDTEEDRQIRADAIRKLEEANWEDCALINYGYPSNERFSYDWVDMPLFGELGALSKYADVEIDTDAQPT from the coding sequence ATGTCTGACACAGACGGCGTCCGACGACGACGCTTCCTGAAAGCTACTGGAGGCGTGGCAACTGCCGGCGTCCTCGCGGGCTGTGCAGGGGGCGACGGAGAGTCGACGCCGCCCGAAGCGCTCGGCAGCGACACGGATAGCGAGGGGGAGACCGACGACGAGAGCGAGGAGACCGACTCCGCGCCCGACGACGACCTGACGACGCTCCGGCTGATCAACGCCTCGGCCAACACGCTCGACCCAGTGGCGACGGTGCTCTCGACGGAGTCCGAGAAGGTCGTCCAGATGTACGACGGCCTCGTGGGCAAGCCCCACGGTGGCGCCGGCATCACGAACCTGATCGCCGAGAGCGTCGACGTCTCCGACGACGGCACCGTCTACACGTTCACGCTCCGTGAGGACGTGGTCGCGCACAACGGCGCCGAGATCGACGCGAACGCCGTGGTCTACTCCTGGGAGCGCCTCGCGGGCTCCAGTAACTCCACGTCCGACTACGTGCTACTCGACGACCTCGGCGTCGCCCACGAGACCGACGACGAGGGGAACTACGTACCCGGCAGCCTCGGCGTCGAGGCCACGGGCGACTACACCGTCAAGGTGACCCTGTCCTCGCCGTACTACGCGGGGCTGGACATCATGGCGGACGCCTCCTTCGTGATCGTGCCCGAGGGGATCGTCGGCGACATCGACGGCTACGAGGGGGAGATATCCTACGATCAGTTCACGACCGAACCGGTCGGAACCGGCCCCTTCGAGTTCGAGAACTGGAGCCCCGACAACGAGGCGTCGGTGACGGCCTTCGACGGCTACTACGGCGAGGCGCCGACGATCGACCGGGTCCACTGGCAGGTCATGGCCGACCCGAACGCCCAGTTCAACCACGCGATGAACCGGAACGTGGACGTGTTCCCGGTTCCCAACGCGCAGTACGACGCCGAGAAGGTCAGCGTCGAGGAGACCGACGATATCGGCCGCGAGATCGGGACCTACGGCCCGCTCCAGAACGACGAGACCGCCGACTACCTCCGGATCGCCGGTCTCTCGACGGCGTTCATGCTGTTCAACACGAACAACGTGATCGAGCCGGCCCGCAAGGCCGTCGCCTACGTGATGAACCACGAGCAACTGTCGAGCAACGCCTACAAGGGCCGTCTCACGGCCGGCTACCACATGACGCCGGTGTCGCTGTGGCCCGGCGGCCCCGAGGCCGCCGAGGAGCACGCCCGCGAGAACTACCCCTACGGCTACGACACCTCCGACATCGAGGCCGCACGGTCGCTGATGGAGGAGGCCGGCTACAGCCAGGACGACCCCTACGAGTTCGAGATCATCAACACGCCCGGGTCGACCAACGACCTGATCTCACAGGAGCTACGCGACCAGCTCTCGGCGGCCCACATCGACCTCCAGATCAACACCGCGGAGTTCTCGACGCTGCTCGACCGCGAGTTCGCCGGCAACCGTGACTCGGGGCTGGGCTCCTGGGGGATGTCCTGGGCGGACCCGATGAACGTGCTCGCGCTGCTCTACCCGCCGAACACCCAGACGACCAACAACGAGGGCGTCGAATCGGCGCCGCTCGTGGGGCTGAACTGGACCGGCACCGACGCCTCCGAGCGCGCCCGCGAGGCCTGGCAGACGATGCAGAACAACAAGCGTGACACCGAGGAGGACCGCCAGATCCGCGCCGACGCCATCCGGAAGCTGGAGGAGGCCAACTGGGAGGACTGTGCGCTGATCAACTACGGCTACCCCTCGAACGAGCGCTTCAGCTACGACTGGGTCGACATGCCCCTGTTCGGCGAACTCGGCGCGCTCTCGAAGTACGCCGACGTCGAGATCGACACCGACGCACAGCCGACCTGA
- a CDS encoding ABC transporter ATP-binding protein, with protein sequence MAADTPSTPADAGRAAADRLLEVENLQTVFHTERETIRAVDGVSFGIGEGETLGLVGESGSGKSVTARSIMGLVDDPGELLPGSSVRFDGRELTGLSEKGYEEVRGSGIAMVFQDPLSTLNPVYTVGNQIEEALELHRGLSGIDATQKAIELLEDVGIPDAARRVSEYPHEFSGGMRQRAVIAMALACDPEVLVCDEPTTALDVTIQAQILELLDDLQDEHGLSILFITHDMGVIAEVADRVAVMYAGEVVEQAPVETLYENPRHPYTEGLLRSIPSTQLGADRLETIEGEVPTPNEPATDCRFAPRCPKAFDACEAVHPVPVPVEVGGGAGVDAGHTAACLLYPEDEPEKRAIDRHAAGGEGGKTPGTAGDGGGDRR encoded by the coding sequence ATGGCCGCCGATACGCCGTCGACGCCCGCCGACGCGGGCCGCGCCGCCGCCGACCGCCTGCTGGAGGTCGAGAACCTCCAGACCGTGTTCCACACCGAACGCGAGACGATCCGCGCCGTCGACGGCGTCTCCTTCGGCATCGGCGAGGGCGAAACGCTCGGCCTCGTCGGCGAGTCCGGCTCGGGGAAGTCCGTAACCGCCCGCTCGATCATGGGGCTGGTCGACGACCCCGGCGAGCTCCTGCCGGGGAGTTCAGTCCGTTTCGACGGCCGGGAACTGACCGGGCTCTCCGAGAAGGGCTACGAGGAGGTCCGCGGCAGCGGCATCGCCATGGTGTTTCAGGACCCGCTCTCGACGCTCAACCCCGTCTACACGGTGGGCAACCAGATCGAGGAGGCGCTCGAACTCCACCGCGGGCTCTCGGGCATCGACGCGACCCAGAAGGCGATCGAACTGTTGGAGGACGTGGGTATCCCCGACGCGGCCCGTCGGGTCTCTGAGTACCCACACGAGTTCTCCGGCGGGATGCGCCAGCGCGCCGTGATCGCGATGGCGCTCGCCTGCGACCCCGAGGTGTTGGTCTGTGACGAGCCGACGACGGCGCTCGACGTGACCATTCAGGCCCAGATCCTCGAACTGCTGGACGACCTGCAGGACGAACACGGCCTGAGCATCCTCTTTATCACCCACGACATGGGCGTGATCGCCGAGGTCGCCGACCGCGTCGCCGTGATGTACGCCGGCGAGGTCGTCGAACAGGCCCCCGTCGAGACGCTGTACGAGAACCCCCGTCATCCCTACACGGAGGGACTGTTGCGCTCTATCCCGAGTACCCAGCTGGGTGCCGATCGGTTGGAGACCATCGAGGGGGAGGTGCCGACACCCAACGAACCGGCGACTGACTGTCGGTTCGCGCCGCGCTGTCCGAAGGCGTTCGACGCCTGCGAGGCGGTCCACCCGGTTCCGGTGCCGGTCGAGGTCGGCGGCGGCGCCGGCGTCGACGCGGGCCACACCGCGGCCTGCCTGCTCTACCCCGAGGACGAACCCGAGAAGCGGGCCATCGACCGCCACGCGGCCGGCGGCGAAGGCGGGAAGACCCCCGGTACCGCCGGCGACGGCGGGGGTGATCGCCGATGA
- a CDS encoding S9 family peptidase — translation MDELSPERFYDFSIATGAAVSPDGDRVAFLVSEFDSEEDDRHTSLFVAPTDGSAAPYRLTRASNASSPKWSPDGDRLAFLAARDTDASIAVENGAPEDDDEDDGDDGGPVGDGPKPQVWSFDMARGGDARQLTDRDYGVSEFDWAPDGERLVISARDPTEEDEAYLEQRNDDGPIEIDRLQHKGDGAGWMDEVTTYLFVVDAESRETVRLDNAYDNEEKGDRRGLQPAWSPDGSRIAFVAQHEEDPDDTHARNVYTIRPDGTGYQQHTDADLTISAPEWSPDGTRIALGGGDPDNWYKPTEAYVLDVQSGDLDSVSASLDRTIAFGGNPQWLDDDTLVSLFGDEGNTRMVRLNADTDDPERVFVAQGRSRSVSGLSVSDDGDTLAFRMDDPEEGADIFAMGREGLDAEKGAEADEAGLAQVSEVNADLVEESHDCVRVSWENGDGVTIHGLAYLPPDFDPEDPEPRPVVSSVHGGPMSYDSPAFGFDQLFWTSKDYIVLRTNYRGSTSYGQEFAERLRGTRGDKEVDDVVTGAEHLVEQGWADEDRLYLTGFSYGGITTAATVTKSDLFAGAAAEHGIYDFYATFGTDDNHLWHEDEFGLPWENVETYREISSITDVGDVDTPLLITAGENDWRCPPTQAEQLFVSVRKQGVDSRLVVYPNEHHNIGDPDRAIHRLEELSTWFADH, via the coding sequence GTGGACGAACTCTCACCCGAACGGTTCTACGACTTCTCGATCGCGACCGGCGCCGCCGTCTCACCGGACGGCGACCGCGTGGCCTTCCTCGTCAGCGAGTTCGACAGCGAGGAGGACGACCGCCACACGTCGCTGTTCGTCGCCCCGACCGACGGCTCCGCCGCCCCGTACCGACTCACCCGCGCCTCCAACGCCTCCAGCCCGAAGTGGTCACCCGACGGCGACCGATTAGCCTTCCTCGCCGCCCGTGACACCGACGCGAGTATCGCCGTCGAGAACGGCGCCCCCGAGGACGACGACGAGGACGATGGCGACGACGGCGGCCCCGTCGGCGACGGCCCGAAGCCGCAGGTCTGGTCTTTCGACATGGCCCGGGGCGGCGACGCTCGCCAACTTACCGACCGCGATTACGGCGTCAGCGAGTTCGACTGGGCGCCCGACGGGGAGCGCCTCGTGATCTCGGCCCGTGACCCGACCGAGGAGGACGAGGCGTACCTCGAGCAGCGCAACGACGACGGGCCTATCGAGATCGATCGGCTCCAGCACAAGGGCGACGGCGCCGGCTGGATGGACGAGGTCACCACCTACCTGTTCGTCGTCGACGCCGAGAGCCGCGAGACGGTCCGACTCGACAACGCCTACGACAACGAGGAGAAGGGCGACCGCCGGGGGCTCCAGCCCGCGTGGTCCCCCGACGGCAGCCGGATCGCCTTCGTCGCGCAGCACGAGGAAGACCCCGACGACACCCACGCCCGGAACGTCTACACGATCCGGCCCGACGGCACCGGCTACCAACAGCACACCGACGCCGACCTGACCATCTCCGCGCCGGAATGGTCGCCCGACGGCACCCGGATCGCCCTCGGCGGGGGCGACCCCGACAACTGGTACAAGCCGACCGAGGCGTACGTCCTCGACGTACAGAGCGGCGACCTCGACTCGGTCTCGGCCTCGCTCGACCGCACCATCGCGTTCGGCGGGAACCCCCAGTGGCTCGACGACGACACTCTCGTCTCGCTGTTCGGCGACGAGGGGAACACCCGGATGGTCCGCCTCAACGCCGACACCGACGACCCCGAACGCGTCTTCGTCGCACAGGGCCGCAGCCGGTCTGTCTCGGGCCTCTCGGTCTCCGACGACGGTGACACCCTCGCGTTCCGAATGGACGACCCCGAAGAGGGGGCCGACATCTTCGCGATGGGCCGCGAGGGTCTCGACGCCGAGAAGGGCGCCGAAGCCGACGAGGCCGGCCTCGCACAGGTCAGCGAGGTCAACGCCGATCTAGTCGAGGAGAGCCACGACTGCGTGCGCGTCTCGTGGGAGAACGGAGACGGCGTCACGATCCACGGCCTCGCGTACCTGCCGCCGGATTTCGACCCCGAGGACCCCGAGCCGCGGCCGGTCGTGTCGTCGGTCCACGGTGGGCCGATGTCCTACGACTCGCCGGCCTTCGGCTTCGACCAGCTGTTCTGGACGAGCAAGGACTACATCGTCCTCCGAACGAACTACCGCGGCTCGACCTCCTACGGCCAGGAGTTCGCCGAGCGCCTCCGTGGCACCCGCGGCGACAAGGAGGTCGACGACGTGGTCACCGGCGCCGAACACCTCGTGGAGCAGGGCTGGGCCGACGAGGACCGCCTCTACCTCACCGGCTTCTCCTACGGCGGGATCACCACGGCAGCGACGGTAACGAAGTCCGACCTCTTCGCCGGCGCCGCCGCCGAACACGGCATCTACGACTTCTACGCCACGTTCGGCACCGACGACAACCACCTTTGGCACGAGGACGAGTTCGGCCTCCCCTGGGAGAACGTCGAGACCTACCGCGAGATCTCCTCGATCACCGACGTTGGGGACGTCGACACGCCGCTGCTGATCACCGCCGGCGAGAACGACTGGCGCTGTCCGCCCACGCAGGCCGAACAGCTGTTCGTCTCGGTCCGCAAGCAGGGCGTCGACTCCCGACTCGTGGTCTACCCGAACGAGCACCACAACATCGGCGACCCCGACCGCGCGATCCATCGGCTCGAGGAGCTCTCGACCTGGTTCGCCGATCACTGA
- a CDS encoding ParA family protein, with translation MGAAVSVSLQKGGVGKTTLAINLADALAARGHDVLLVDLDQQGNATEGVGLKDEYEKDSPHLGDVLTDDDPVDVAEVVVDREGFDVLPAHVDLDEIEDRIRNSTFGMLWVRRRIVEPLLDDAYDYVVVDSPPSLGPLSDAALIGSGQVIVPLLMSEPSVSGFERMWDQQIRPIRKEVDLDLLAIVPNDLSGNNEERRIIEDLEGSPFEDALPEFCRSAEFEDPDSPGPGLRHRIAFSRAWRDGQTLREYDPDNDMLDRLDRLAAIVEEADA, from the coding sequence ATGGGCGCTGCCGTCAGTGTTTCCCTCCAGAAAGGCGGTGTCGGAAAGACCACCCTCGCGATCAACCTCGCGGACGCCCTCGCGGCGCGGGGCCACGACGTGTTGTTGGTCGACCTCGACCAGCAGGGCAACGCCACCGAGGGCGTGGGGCTGAAAGACGAGTACGAGAAGGATTCCCCCCACCTCGGCGACGTGCTAACCGACGACGACCCCGTCGATGTCGCCGAGGTCGTCGTCGACCGCGAGGGGTTCGACGTGCTCCCCGCCCACGTCGACTTAGACGAGATCGAGGACCGCATCCGGAACTCCACGTTCGGGATGCTGTGGGTCCGCCGGCGCATCGTCGAACCGCTGCTCGACGACGCGTACGACTACGTCGTCGTCGACTCGCCGCCGAGCCTCGGCCCGCTCTCGGACGCCGCCCTGATCGGCAGCGGACAGGTGATCGTGCCGCTGCTGATGAGCGAACCGAGCGTCAGCGGCTTCGAGCGCATGTGGGACCAGCAGATCCGGCCGATCCGGAAGGAGGTCGACCTCGACCTGCTGGCCATCGTGCCCAACGACCTCTCGGGGAACAACGAGGAGCGCCGCATCATCGAGGACTTGGAGGGGTCGCCGTTCGAGGACGCCCTGCCCGAGTTCTGTCGCTCGGCGGAGTTCGAGGACCCCGACTCACCCGGTCCGGGGTTGCGCCACCGGATCGCGTTCAGCCGGGCGTGGCGGGACGGCCAAACACTGCGTGAGTACGACCCTGACAACGACATGCTCGACAGACTCGACAGACTGGCGGCGATCGTGGAGGAGGCCGATGCCTGA
- a CDS encoding ABC transporter permease: MSRWSYFARRVLLMIPIVFFGTTITFVVLRMGPIDPAAAVIGPSGNTEAYTSVRRSLGLDQPLWLQYVDYLRDLFTLQLGYSWVVNRGRPVWELIGVYAPRTIWLGFWSVMLPLFIGLPLGFYAGLNPNTLSDYVASFGGIVWRAMPNFWLAVILVAVLTQSDQLFGFNWESWLVETQIVTPPELQRLWVPENFLAAFKAILPAALVLGSASMGNEMRIGRTAVLETKNENYVETARAKGVPRRTIVSKHVFRNALIPLVPIITGEAFLLLGGSVLVETVFSINGLGYLFYSATINADLPLVGSLMFFFILLSVGINILQDLLYTVIDPRVGYGGEGA, encoded by the coding sequence ATGAGTCGCTGGAGCTACTTCGCACGCAGGGTCCTCCTGATGATCCCCATCGTCTTCTTCGGGACGACGATCACGTTCGTCGTCCTCCGGATGGGTCCGATCGACCCCGCCGCGGCCGTGATCGGCCCGTCGGGGAACACGGAGGCCTACACGTCCGTTCGACGGAGTCTCGGGCTCGATCAGCCACTCTGGTTGCAGTACGTGGACTACCTTCGGGACCTCTTTACCTTACAACTGGGCTACTCGTGGGTGGTGAACCGGGGGCGCCCCGTCTGGGAACTGATCGGGGTCTATGCCCCCCGAACCATCTGGCTGGGGTTCTGGTCGGTGATGCTGCCGCTGTTCATCGGCCTGCCGCTGGGCTTCTACGCCGGGCTGAACCCCAACACTCTCAGCGACTACGTCGCTTCCTTCGGCGGCATCGTCTGGCGGGCGATGCCGAACTTCTGGCTCGCAGTGATCCTCGTCGCCGTGCTGACCCAGTCCGATCAGCTGTTCGGCTTCAACTGGGAGTCGTGGCTCGTCGAGACACAGATCGTCACGCCGCCGGAGCTACAACGGCTCTGGGTGCCCGAGAACTTCCTCGCGGCGTTCAAGGCGATCCTCCCGGCCGCGCTCGTCCTCGGCTCGGCGTCGATGGGGAACGAGATGCGTATCGGCCGGACCGCAGTGCTGGAGACGAAAAACGAGAACTACGTCGAGACCGCCCGCGCGAAGGGCGTCCCGCGCCGTACGATCGTCTCGAAACACGTCTTCCGGAACGCCCTGATCCCGCTGGTGCCGATCATCACCGGGGAGGCGTTCCTGCTGCTCGGCGGCAGCGTGCTCGTCGAAACGGTGTTCAGCATCAACGGGCTGGGCTACCTCTTCTACTCGGCGACGATCAACGCCGACCTGCCGCTGGTCGGCTCGCTGATGTTCTTCTTCATCCTGCTCTCGGTGGGGATCAACATCCTGCAGGACCTGCTCTACACCGTGATCGACCCGCGCGTCGGCTACGGGGGTGAGGGCGCATGA
- a CDS encoding ABC transporter permease, with translation MSAVDYPVEEDEPTLRERIGDDPGPALRVLAVVVPLIAVEFGAVASLIMSLPWEAVGAALPGALQGFAGALAGVGDALAGLPTLLSRSVIDNSGYQLPSGEWVGTTMGLSPAVAWILRVLLVYAYGFAWMAVGWWVYLVYRDNYRHADWAPIDDVVNRFRNHSWGLFGLAVIFGFVVLALFAPALGPTTVDANIADPYLHSVEYFDEETGSVQEIYVGEANSGSQSRGQGGDNVGPLSYDKFDRFHPFGTLPSGKDLFTFMAAGARVSLFIGVLSLLIAGGIAVAFALATAYYKGLVDLGVVIASDSIQSLPQLLFIMLASFVLSGTWLAEFYNGGVVLALLFGLTGWPGLWRAVRGPALQVSEREWIDAAKSFGQRPSVTMRKHMLPYVVGYLLIYASLTLGGVIIGVAGLSFLGLGINAPTPEWGRAVSAGQPYVATPSWHISLLPGIVVVIVVTGFNALGDGIRDAIDPQSDVSASGEADAAQQSETAAAGGGA, from the coding sequence ATGAGCGCCGTCGACTACCCCGTCGAGGAGGACGAGCCGACCCTCCGCGAGCGGATCGGCGACGACCCCGGGCCCGCGCTGCGCGTGCTCGCGGTCGTGGTTCCGCTGATCGCCGTGGAGTTCGGCGCCGTCGCCAGCCTGATCATGAGCCTCCCGTGGGAGGCCGTCGGCGCGGCGCTCCCCGGCGCGCTCCAGGGCTTCGCTGGCGCGCTCGCCGGCGTCGGCGACGCGCTCGCGGGGCTGCCGACGCTGCTCTCGCGGTCGGTGATCGACAACTCCGGCTACCAACTCCCGTCGGGGGAGTGGGTCGGGACGACGATGGGGCTCTCCCCGGCGGTCGCGTGGATACTCCGGGTGCTGCTGGTCTACGCCTACGGCTTCGCGTGGATGGCGGTCGGCTGGTGGGTCTACCTCGTCTACCGCGACAACTACCGCCACGCCGACTGGGCGCCGATCGACGACGTGGTCAACCGCTTCCGCAACCACTCGTGGGGGCTGTTCGGGCTGGCGGTGATCTTCGGGTTCGTCGTGCTCGCGCTGTTCGCCCCGGCGCTGGGGCCGACGACCGTCGACGCGAACATCGCAGACCCGTACCTCCACTCCGTCGAGTACTTCGACGAGGAGACCGGCTCCGTCCAGGAGATATACGTCGGTGAAGCGAACAGCGGCTCCCAGTCCCGCGGGCAGGGCGGGGACAACGTGGGGCCGCTCTCCTACGACAAGTTCGACCGTTTCCACCCCTTCGGCACCCTACCGAGCGGCAAGGACCTCTTTACGTTCATGGCGGCGGGCGCGAGGGTGTCGCTGTTCATCGGGGTCCTCAGCCTGCTGATCGCGGGCGGCATCGCGGTGGCGTTCGCGCTCGCGACGGCCTACTACAAGGGGCTGGTCGACCTGGGCGTCGTGATCGCCAGCGACTCGATCCAGTCGCTCCCCCAACTGCTGTTCATCATGCTCGCCTCCTTCGTCCTTTCGGGGACGTGGTTAGCGGAGTTCTACAACGGGGGGGTGGTGTTGGCGCTGCTGTTCGGCCTCACGGGCTGGCCCGGCCTCTGGCGGGCGGTTCGTGGCCCCGCGCTGCAGGTGTCCGAACGCGAGTGGATCGACGCCGCCAAGAGCTTCGGTCAGCGACCGTCGGTCACGATGCGGAAACACATGCTGCCCTACGTGGTCGGCTACCTGCTGATCTACGCCTCGCTCACGCTGGGCGGCGTGATCATCGGCGTCGCCGGGCTCTCCTTCCTCGGACTGGGGATCAACGCCCCGACGCCCGAGTGGGGTCGCGCGGTCAGCGCGGGACAGCCCTACGTGGCGACGCCCTCGTGGCACATCTCGCTGCTGCCGGGCATCGTCGTCGTCATCGTCGTCACCGGCTTCAACGCGCTGGGTGACGGGATCCGCGACGCCATCGACCCACAGAGCGACGTGTCGGCCAGCGGCGAGGCTGATGCCGCCCAACAGAGCGAGACCGCCGCCGCAGGGGGTGGTGCCTGA